One genomic segment of Occultella kanbiaonis includes these proteins:
- a CDS encoding extracellular solute-binding protein, which translates to MRRKLAAIIAGTATAALLLGACGNDGSDDPTDGGGGGGEGSDGPVTITITLNAIAGGKNAAEAAWIEDWVIPEFEAAMAADGRDVTVVFEPQGVDDEDYKTKISLDLQSGGGADIIGMDGIWVGEFAEAGYIQPLSAVGGSAVDEWEGWDQISDAVQNALSFNGERYGIPQGADGRVLYFNKDLFAAAGLPEDWQPTSWEEVLEAGRALAESGVPIPLQINAGTAMGEATTMQGLLPLLVGTGAEVYRDDQWIGGTDELRDVLEFYRTIYVDEQLGDAVLQQEAAGRDTSFAQFAAGEIGILLEGDYFWRSVINPAEGVGTAPMANRDEVVGYTQIPAQEPGSGINGQDFVSMSGGTGRVLNPNSDNPELAWELLAFMNSAEAYEARAVDGLNITPRADVNAELLASDPMLTFVSDEVLPITAYRPGLAAYPEVSLALQEATEAVVAGDPVDDALANYADAVAGIVGEENVDNG; encoded by the coding sequence ATGAGAAGGAAGTTGGCAGCGATCATCGCCGGCACGGCCACGGCGGCCCTGTTGCTCGGCGCCTGCGGCAACGACGGGTCGGACGATCCGACCGACGGCGGCGGCGGCGGCGGCGAGGGCAGTGACGGACCGGTCACCATCACCATCACCCTGAACGCCATCGCCGGCGGCAAGAACGCCGCCGAGGCCGCGTGGATCGAGGACTGGGTGATCCCGGAGTTCGAGGCGGCCATGGCCGCCGACGGCAGGGACGTCACGGTGGTGTTCGAGCCGCAGGGCGTCGACGACGAGGACTACAAGACGAAGATCTCGCTCGACCTGCAGTCCGGCGGCGGCGCCGACATCATCGGCATGGACGGGATCTGGGTCGGCGAGTTCGCCGAGGCCGGCTACATCCAGCCGCTCAGCGCCGTCGGCGGCTCGGCCGTCGACGAGTGGGAGGGCTGGGACCAGATCTCGGACGCGGTGCAGAACGCGCTCTCGTTCAACGGCGAGCGGTACGGCATCCCCCAGGGCGCGGACGGGCGGGTGCTCTACTTCAACAAGGACCTGTTCGCCGCGGCCGGGCTACCCGAGGACTGGCAACCGACCAGCTGGGAGGAGGTGCTCGAGGCAGGCCGGGCACTGGCCGAGTCGGGGGTCCCGATCCCGCTCCAGATCAACGCCGGCACGGCCATGGGCGAGGCGACCACCATGCAGGGGCTGCTGCCGTTGCTGGTCGGCACCGGGGCCGAGGTGTATCGCGACGACCAGTGGATCGGAGGCACCGACGAACTGCGTGACGTGCTCGAGTTCTACCGCACGATCTACGTCGACGAGCAGCTCGGCGACGCCGTGCTCCAGCAGGAGGCCGCGGGCCGGGACACCTCGTTCGCACAGTTCGCCGCAGGGGAGATCGGCATCCTGCTCGAGGGCGACTACTTCTGGCGCTCGGTCATCAACCCGGCCGAGGGCGTGGGGACCGCACCGATGGCGAACCGCGACGAGGTCGTCGGGTACACCCAGATCCCGGCGCAGGAGCCCGGCAGCGGCATCAACGGGCAGGACTTCGTGTCGATGTCCGGCGGCACCGGACGGGTGCTGAACCCGAACAGCGACAACCCCGAGCTCGCCTGGGAGCTGCTCGCGTTCATGAACTCCGCGGAGGCCTACGAGGCCCGCGCCGTGGACGGGCTGAACATCACCCCGCGTGCCGACGTCAACGCCGAGCTGCTCGCCAGCGACCCGATGCTGACGTTCGTCAGCGACGAGGTGCTGCCGATCACGGCCTACCGGCCCGGCCTGGCCGCCTACCCGGAGGTCTCGCTGGCGCTGCAGGAGGCCACCGAGGCCGTGGTTGCCGGAGACCCGGTCGACGACGCCCTCGCGAACTACGCGGACGCCGTCGCCGGCATCGTCGGGGAGGAGAACGTCGACAATGGCTGA
- the smc gene encoding chromosome segregation protein SMC: MHLKTLTLRGFKSFASATTLHLEPGITCVVGPNGSGKSNVVDALSWVMGEQGAKTLRGGNMADVIFAGTSSRPPLGRAEVSLTIDNADGALPIEYSEVTISRTLFRNGGSEYAINGSSCRLLDIQDLLSDSGLGREMHVIVGQGRLDSVLSASPEERRGFIEEAAGVLKHRKRKEKALRKLEAMAANLARVSDLTTEIRRQLGPLAKQADVARRAQVVQVDLRDARARLLADDLVQLTSTLAQEVADETALRAKRAEVEAAQQRARARLTDLEAAAAAAAPHLSDATEQWYRLSSLRERLRGTHTLAAERCRLLGGPVEEEQSRRDPDDLDAQARRARQAEADLDTEIGKARADLEAATTERRFAEEKAAGAERALAAVHRGVADRREGLAQLTGQVGARRSRLEATEAELQRLRANLDSAVERAETAQAAFAALEQQAVGAQEGEEGLDEAHEAALAALEVATEKVRELQEAEREAEGSRATWTARRDALDLSLTRKDGTGSLLEGNPVPGVLGSLADVLTVEPGFENAIAAALGPLADAAAVESVEVAVDALRHVREQDAGQARLAIAAQPDGAGSFGEAPAGGRWAGDLVRVEGPLAPTVARLLRGVVVVEDLRSARAALAGAGDDDPTGGAGLVVVTSDGDVLSHTDARGGSPGGPSVLEVHAAREEAQTELTAAIARAEQTRFALGPAKQAEADAKAEADLTLNALHDSDAQLAAVSEKLGQHGSALRAATAEAERARPAIEAAEAKRTTYAAELAEIAERLQHAQREPDQAATDLEGATAARDETAAAATATRAKETDARLVLRTVEERVRAISGRAESLERAAKAERHAREVAAQRARRRAEQSRVAAAVRAGAARALEQIESSLALAHTQRQQAEDARAQRDAELTTVRADLDELSRQYSELTDVVHRDEVARAQQKLRIEQYEQRAVEELGLDPQVLVAEYGPDQLVPAVPAPGTPEDDVPEPHPYVRAEQEKRLRAAERALSLLGRVNPLALEEHAALEERHRFLTEQLNDLKKSRADLLEIVKEIDERVERVFTEAYRDTAEQFEGVFSRLFPGGEGRLILTDPENMLTTGIEVEARPPGKKVKRLSLLSGGERSLTAVALLVAIFKARPSPFYVMDEVEAALDDVNLGRLLDIFRELQEDSQLIVVTHQKRTMEIADALYGVTMRGDGVTTLISQRLHENVG, encoded by the coding sequence GTGCACCTGAAGACGCTGACCCTGCGAGGATTCAAGTCCTTCGCGTCGGCGACCACGCTCCACCTCGAACCGGGCATCACCTGTGTGGTCGGGCCGAACGGCTCGGGCAAGTCGAACGTCGTGGACGCCCTGTCCTGGGTGATGGGCGAGCAGGGCGCGAAGACCCTGCGCGGCGGCAACATGGCGGACGTCATCTTCGCCGGCACCTCCTCCCGTCCGCCGCTGGGCCGGGCCGAGGTGTCGCTGACCATCGACAACGCCGACGGCGCCCTCCCGATCGAGTACTCCGAGGTCACCATCTCTCGGACGCTGTTCCGCAACGGCGGCTCCGAGTACGCCATCAACGGTTCGAGCTGCCGGCTCCTGGACATCCAGGACCTGCTCTCGGACTCCGGTCTCGGCCGCGAGATGCACGTGATCGTCGGGCAGGGGCGCCTCGACTCCGTGCTCTCCGCGAGCCCGGAGGAGCGCCGCGGCTTCATCGAGGAGGCGGCCGGGGTCCTCAAGCACCGCAAGCGCAAGGAGAAGGCGCTCCGCAAGCTCGAGGCGATGGCCGCGAACCTGGCCCGGGTGAGCGACCTCACCACCGAGATCCGCCGTCAGCTCGGCCCCCTGGCGAAGCAGGCCGACGTCGCGCGCCGGGCCCAGGTGGTTCAGGTGGACCTGCGCGACGCCCGCGCCCGGCTGCTCGCCGACGACCTGGTCCAACTCACCTCCACCCTCGCGCAGGAGGTCGCCGACGAGACCGCCCTGCGTGCCAAGCGGGCCGAGGTGGAGGCCGCGCAGCAGCGGGCCCGGGCCCGGCTCACGGACCTGGAGGCGGCCGCGGCAGCCGCCGCTCCGCACCTGTCCGACGCCACCGAGCAGTGGTACCGGCTGTCCAGCCTGCGCGAGCGGCTGCGCGGCACGCACACGCTCGCCGCCGAGCGCTGCCGCCTCCTCGGCGGACCTGTCGAGGAGGAGCAGAGCCGCCGGGATCCGGACGATCTCGACGCCCAGGCCCGCCGGGCCAGGCAGGCCGAGGCGGACCTGGACACCGAGATCGGCAAGGCCCGCGCCGACCTTGAGGCCGCGACCACCGAACGGCGGTTCGCGGAGGAGAAGGCGGCCGGGGCCGAACGGGCGCTCGCGGCGGTGCACCGCGGCGTCGCGGACCGGCGCGAGGGCCTCGCCCAGCTCACCGGCCAGGTCGGCGCCCGGCGTAGCCGGCTCGAGGCGACCGAGGCGGAACTGCAACGCCTGCGCGCGAACCTGGACTCCGCCGTCGAGCGGGCCGAGACCGCGCAGGCGGCCTTCGCCGCCCTGGAACAGCAGGCCGTCGGCGCCCAGGAGGGGGAGGAGGGCCTCGACGAGGCGCACGAGGCGGCCCTCGCCGCGCTCGAGGTCGCCACCGAGAAGGTTCGCGAGCTGCAGGAGGCGGAGCGGGAGGCCGAGGGTTCCCGTGCCACCTGGACCGCGCGACGTGATGCCCTCGACCTGTCGCTGACCCGCAAGGACGGCACCGGCTCGCTGCTCGAGGGGAACCCGGTGCCGGGTGTGCTCGGCTCGCTCGCCGACGTGCTCACCGTCGAACCCGGCTTCGAGAACGCGATCGCCGCGGCTCTCGGCCCGCTCGCCGACGCGGCCGCCGTCGAGTCCGTCGAGGTCGCCGTCGACGCGCTCCGGCACGTTCGCGAGCAGGACGCCGGGCAGGCCCGGCTCGCGATCGCGGCGCAGCCCGACGGCGCCGGCTCGTTCGGCGAGGCGCCTGCCGGTGGTCGGTGGGCGGGTGACCTCGTTCGGGTCGAGGGCCCGCTGGCGCCGACCGTTGCCCGGCTGCTGCGCGGGGTCGTGGTCGTCGAGGACCTGCGCTCGGCCAGGGCGGCCCTGGCCGGCGCCGGTGACGACGACCCGACCGGCGGCGCCGGGCTCGTCGTGGTCACCAGCGACGGCGACGTGCTCAGCCACACCGACGCCCGTGGCGGCAGCCCCGGTGGTCCGAGCGTGCTCGAGGTGCATGCCGCCCGCGAGGAGGCGCAGACCGAGCTCACGGCCGCGATCGCCCGGGCCGAGCAGACCCGGTTCGCGCTCGGCCCGGCGAAGCAGGCAGAGGCGGACGCCAAGGCCGAGGCGGACCTCACCCTGAACGCCCTGCACGACTCCGACGCCCAGCTCGCCGCGGTCTCCGAGAAGCTCGGCCAGCACGGGTCCGCCCTCCGGGCCGCCACCGCCGAGGCCGAGCGGGCCCGGCCGGCCATCGAGGCGGCCGAGGCCAAGCGGACCACGTACGCGGCCGAGCTGGCGGAGATCGCCGAACGGCTCCAGCACGCCCAACGCGAACCGGACCAGGCCGCGACGGATCTGGAGGGGGCCACCGCCGCGCGGGACGAGACCGCGGCCGCGGCCACCGCCACCCGCGCGAAGGAGACCGACGCCCGGCTCGTGCTGCGCACCGTGGAGGAGCGGGTCCGGGCGATCTCCGGTCGCGCCGAGTCCCTCGAACGCGCCGCCAAGGCGGAGCGGCACGCGCGCGAGGTCGCCGCCCAGCGCGCCCGACGCCGCGCCGAACAGTCCCGGGTGGCGGCCGCCGTCCGGGCCGGCGCAGCCCGCGCGCTCGAGCAGATCGAGTCGTCCCTTGCCCTCGCCCACACCCAGCGGCAGCAGGCCGAGGACGCCCGTGCCCAACGGGACGCGGAGCTGACCACCGTAAGGGCGGACCTGGACGAGCTGTCCAGGCAGTACTCCGAGCTCACCGACGTGGTGCACCGCGACGAGGTGGCCCGGGCCCAGCAGAAGCTGCGGATCGAGCAGTACGAGCAGCGCGCCGTCGAGGAGCTGGGGCTGGACCCGCAGGTGCTCGTCGCCGAGTACGGACCGGACCAGCTGGTGCCGGCCGTGCCGGCACCGGGCACGCCCGAGGACGACGTGCCCGAGCCGCACCCGTACGTGCGCGCCGAGCAGGAGAAGCGGCTGCGAGCGGCCGAGCGGGCGCTGTCCCTGCTCGGGCGGGTGAACCCGCTCGCCCTCGAGGAGCACGCCGCCCTCGAGGAGCGGCACCGGTTCCTCACCGAACAGCTGAACGACCTGAAGAAGTCCCGAGCGGACCTCCTCGAGATCGTCAAGGAGATCGACGAGCGGGTCGAGCGGGTGTTCACCGAGGCCTACCGGGACACGGCCGAACAGTTCGAGGGCGTCTTCTCCCGGCTGTTCCCAGGCGGGGAGGGCCGGCTCATCCTCACCGACCCGGAGAACATGCTCACCACCGGCATCGAGGTCGAGGCCCGCCCACCCGGCAAGAAGGTCAAGCGGCTCTCGCTGCTTTCCGGTGGCGAGCGTTCGCTGACCGCCGTGGCCCTCCTGGTCGCGATCTTCAAGGCCCGGCCGAGCCCGTTCTACGTCATGGACGAGGTGGAGGCCGCGCTCGACGACGTGAACCTCGGCCGCCTGCTGGACATCTTCCGCGAGCTGCAGGAGGACTCGCAGCTCATCGTGGTCACCCACCAGAAGCGCACGATGGAGATCGCGGACGCCCTGTACGGGGTCACGATGCGCGGCGACGGCGTCACGACCCTGATCAGTCAGCGACTGCACGAGAACGTCGGATGA
- the ftsY gene encoding signal recognition particle-docking protein FtsY, whose product MLEDIWIYLVLAVVVIGGGAVALFRGRGGKPRDLPPGSGASGGARSGTATLDTDTDTDGAAGPVAPPEADTDTTAQPTAVEPAEPEAPALEHPEPAAGRLVRLRERLARSGALGSTLLRLLSRGDISEADWEEIEETLLLADIGAGPTDELMQALRTRVKVLGTTDPEQVRDILREELLTLVDPGMDRRLAASPVVGDDGEPHPATILMVGVNGTGKTTTVGKLARLLVAEDRDVLLGAADTFRAAAADQLATWGERVGVPVVRSDRDGADPAAVAFDAVKAGREAGVDVVLIDTAGRLQNKAGLMDELGKIKRVVARQAPVAEVLLVLDATTGQNGMRQAQVFADVVDVTGIVLTKLDGTAKGGIVVAVQRELGVPVKFVGLGEGPDDLAPFDPKGFVDALVA is encoded by the coding sequence GTGCTCGAAGACATCTGGATCTACCTCGTCCTGGCCGTCGTGGTCATCGGCGGCGGCGCCGTCGCCCTGTTCCGCGGGCGTGGCGGCAAGCCGCGCGACCTGCCGCCGGGCTCGGGTGCGAGCGGCGGTGCCCGCTCGGGGACCGCCACGCTCGACACCGACACGGACACCGATGGTGCCGCCGGCCCGGTCGCCCCGCCCGAGGCGGACACGGACACGACGGCGCAACCCACCGCCGTCGAGCCTGCCGAACCCGAGGCACCCGCGCTCGAGCACCCCGAGCCGGCGGCCGGCCGCCTGGTCCGGCTCCGGGAACGGTTGGCCCGCTCCGGTGCGCTCGGCTCGACGCTGCTGCGGCTGCTCTCCCGCGGGGACATCTCCGAGGCCGACTGGGAGGAGATCGAGGAGACCCTGCTCCTCGCCGACATCGGCGCCGGCCCCACCGACGAGCTCATGCAGGCGCTGCGCACCCGGGTCAAGGTGCTCGGCACCACCGACCCGGAGCAGGTCCGCGACATCCTCCGGGAGGAACTGCTCACCCTGGTGGACCCGGGCATGGACCGACGGCTGGCCGCCAGCCCCGTCGTCGGCGACGACGGCGAACCGCACCCCGCCACCATCCTCATGGTCGGCGTCAACGGCACCGGGAAGACCACGACGGTCGGCAAGCTCGCCCGGCTGCTCGTGGCAGAGGACCGGGACGTGCTGCTCGGCGCCGCGGACACCTTCCGCGCCGCCGCCGCGGACCAGCTCGCCACCTGGGGCGAGCGCGTGGGCGTGCCGGTGGTCCGCTCGGACCGGGACGGCGCCGACCCCGCCGCGGTCGCGTTCGACGCCGTCAAGGCTGGCCGCGAGGCCGGTGTGGACGTGGTCCTGATCGACACGGCCGGCCGCTTGCAGAACAAGGCCGGCCTGATGGACGAGCTCGGCAAGATCAAGCGGGTCGTCGCGCGGCAGGCACCCGTGGCCGAGGTGCTGCTCGTCCTGGACGCGACCACCGGGCAGAACGGGATGCGGCAGGCGCAGGTGTTCGCCGACGTCGTCGACGTCACCGGGATCGTCCTGACCAAGCTCGACGGCACCGCCAAGGGCGGCATCGTGGTGGCCGTCCAGCGCGAGCTCGGGGTGCCCGTGAAGTTCGTCGGCCTGGGGGAGGGGCCGGACGACCTGGCGCCGTTCGATCCGAAGGGCTTCGTCGACGCGCTCGTCGCCTGA
- a CDS encoding ammonium transporter: MEELNYGATAWMLTSASLVLLMTPGLALFYGGMTRSKSVLNMMMMSFGAMGVIGVIYVLWGWSMSYGADVGGIFGNPFDQFGLVGTIYDESGEFIIDGFGVPAIVGVAFQVTFAIITTALISGAIADRTKFSSWMVFVALWVTLAYFPMAHMVWGGGLLSGDGPFAGIAAPIDFAGGTVVHINAGVAGLVLALIIGKRKGFGTDPMRPHNLPLVMLGAALLWFGWFGFNAGSAFTADGTAGLAWVNTTSATAAAMLGWLLTERIKYGKGTSLGAASGVVAGLVAITPAAGALNPVTSIALGAIAGVLCALAVGLKHKLGYDDSLDVVGVHLVGGLVGTVLIGVFATDGGLIFGGGFNQLAVQIIIAVVAIVFSGVITAVIGLAIKATMGWRVPEEDEVRGIDLAEHAETAYEEINS; encoded by the coding sequence ATGGAAGAGCTCAACTACGGAGCCACGGCCTGGATGCTGACGTCGGCGTCCCTCGTGCTCCTGATGACACCCGGCCTGGCGTTGTTCTACGGCGGCATGACGCGGAGCAAGTCCGTCCTGAACATGATGATGATGTCGTTCGGCGCCATGGGCGTCATCGGCGTGATCTACGTGCTCTGGGGGTGGTCGATGTCCTACGGAGCGGACGTCGGCGGAATCTTCGGCAACCCGTTCGACCAGTTCGGGCTGGTCGGCACGATCTACGACGAGAGCGGCGAGTTCATCATCGACGGGTTCGGCGTGCCGGCGATCGTCGGCGTCGCGTTCCAGGTGACGTTCGCGATCATCACGACCGCCCTGATCAGCGGCGCCATCGCCGACCGCACCAAGTTCTCCTCCTGGATGGTCTTCGTGGCCCTCTGGGTCACCCTCGCCTACTTCCCGATGGCCCACATGGTCTGGGGTGGCGGACTGCTCTCCGGTGACGGACCGTTCGCCGGGATCGCGGCACCGATCGACTTCGCCGGTGGCACGGTCGTCCACATCAACGCCGGTGTGGCGGGCCTCGTGCTCGCGCTGATCATCGGCAAGCGCAAGGGCTTCGGCACGGACCCGATGCGTCCGCACAACCTGCCGCTGGTGATGCTCGGTGCGGCGCTGCTCTGGTTCGGCTGGTTCGGCTTCAACGCCGGCTCGGCGTTCACCGCCGACGGCACCGCGGGTCTGGCCTGGGTGAACACGACGTCGGCGACGGCGGCCGCCATGCTGGGCTGGCTGCTCACCGAGCGCATCAAGTACGGCAAGGGCACGTCGCTGGGCGCCGCGTCCGGGGTCGTCGCCGGTCTGGTCGCGATCACGCCGGCCGCCGGTGCGCTGAACCCGGTCACCTCGATCGCGCTCGGCGCCATCGCCGGGGTGCTGTGCGCCCTGGCCGTGGGACTCAAGCACAAGCTCGGCTACGACGACTCGCTCGACGTGGTCGGCGTACACCTGGTCGGTGGGCTGGTCGGCACCGTCCTGATCGGAGTCTTCGCCACCGACGGAGGACTGATCTTCGGCGGCGGCTTCAACCAGCTCGCCGTGCAGATCATCATCGCGGTGGTCGCGATCGTCTTCTCCGGGGTCATCACCGCCGTCATCGGGCTCGCCATCAAGGCCACCATGGGCTGGCGGGTGCCGGAGGAGGATGAGGTCCGGGGCATCGACCTGGCCGAGCACGCCGAGACCGCTTACGAGGAGATCAACTCATGA
- a CDS encoding P-II family nitrogen regulator → MKLITAVIQPHKLDDVKSALEAAGVRGMTVSEASGYGRQKGHTEVYRGAEYTVDLVPKVRVEVLVEDGDATTLAGVVVNAAQSGKIGDGKVWVSPVEDVIRVRTGASGPDAL, encoded by the coding sequence ATGAAGCTCATCACCGCAGTGATCCAGCCGCACAAGCTGGACGACGTCAAGTCCGCCCTCGAGGCCGCGGGGGTCCGTGGCATGACGGTCAGCGAGGCCAGCGGCTACGGCCGGCAGAAGGGTCACACCGAGGTCTACCGCGGTGCCGAGTACACCGTGGACCTGGTGCCGAAGGTGCGCGTGGAGGTGCTCGTCGAGGACGGCGACGCCACCACTCTCGCCGGGGTCGTGGTCAACGCCGCCCAGTCCGGGAAGATCGGCGACGGCAAGGTCTGGGTCAGCCCCGTCGAGGACGTCATCCGGGTCCGCACCGGAGCCAGCGGGCCGGACGCCCTGTAG
- a CDS encoding HD domain-containing protein, which produces MSASPTGHEEAPQPLLRGLRRARLEHPTSPAGTRYRQALADLVDGALIDLWHDAAERSGVDVSTGVALSAVGSHGRRDAGPTSDLDLMLVHDGQTHAPEQVAALAEALWYPIWDSGLDLDHSVRSLAQCRHVASADLPAAVGLLDVRCLAGDAGVLHRARSAVLADWRSAARRRLPELLNSTRARAERHGELAYLTEPDLKEARGGIRDAIVTWALAATWLTDRPHGDVDGAYEHLLDVRDALASVTGRPAFRLLRVHQDDVAARLGHPDADELLAGIAHSARVVAYSLDTTVRHAKQALRRPSLRLRPALVRGRRVPPRLRTVADNLVEHDGELVLGIDARPEADAELALRAAATAARTRLPLSPVTIASLQRTVDLPTPWPASATEHLLALLRSGEAQIPIWEVLDLAGLVTRWFPEWAAVRNRPQRSPVHVYTVDRHLVQTVANVHLVTRRGELDDGGDPADRDTVLWAALFHDIGKVAGAEDHSEVGERIVGPILERLGLPEQTRHDVGLLVRHHLILAETATRADLEDPAVAARVAAAMENRPAMVRLLRVLTEADARAAGPKAWTAWRAQLVDTLTTRVLARLAVAPGA; this is translated from the coding sequence ATGTCCGCGTCCCCAACCGGGCACGAGGAGGCCCCGCAGCCCTTGCTGCGGGGCCTCCGCCGGGCTCGGCTCGAGCACCCCACCAGCCCCGCCGGCACCCGCTACCGGCAGGCGCTCGCCGACCTCGTCGACGGCGCCCTGATCGACCTCTGGCACGACGCCGCGGAGCGCAGCGGCGTGGACGTCAGCACCGGCGTGGCGCTCAGCGCCGTCGGCTCCCACGGGCGCCGGGATGCCGGCCCCACCAGCGACCTCGACCTCATGCTCGTGCACGACGGCCAGACCCACGCGCCGGAGCAGGTAGCGGCCCTCGCCGAGGCACTCTGGTACCCGATCTGGGACTCCGGGCTCGACCTGGACCACTCGGTACGGAGCCTTGCCCAATGCCGACACGTCGCGTCCGCGGACCTGCCGGCCGCCGTCGGGCTCCTCGACGTGCGCTGCCTCGCCGGCGACGCAGGAGTGTTGCACCGGGCCCGCTCCGCCGTGCTCGCGGACTGGCGCTCGGCGGCCCGCCGCCGGCTGCCCGAGCTGCTGAACTCGACCCGTGCCCGCGCCGAGCGACACGGCGAGCTCGCGTACCTGACCGAGCCGGACCTGAAGGAGGCCCGCGGCGGGATCCGGGACGCCATCGTGACCTGGGCGCTCGCCGCGACCTGGCTGACCGACCGGCCGCACGGGGACGTGGACGGCGCCTACGAGCACCTGCTCGACGTGCGTGACGCGCTCGCGTCCGTGACGGGCCGGCCCGCGTTCCGGCTGCTCCGGGTCCACCAGGACGACGTGGCCGCGCGACTTGGCCACCCGGACGCCGACGAGCTGCTCGCCGGGATCGCGCACTCCGCCCGCGTGGTCGCGTACTCCCTCGACACCACGGTGCGCCACGCGAAGCAGGCCCTGCGGCGGCCCTCGCTGCGGCTGCGCCCGGCGCTCGTCCGGGGTCGGCGGGTGCCACCCCGGCTGCGCACCGTGGCCGACAACCTCGTCGAGCACGACGGCGAGCTCGTCCTCGGTATCGACGCGCGACCCGAGGCGGACGCGGAGCTGGCGCTGCGCGCCGCGGCGACGGCGGCCCGCACCAGGCTGCCGCTGTCGCCGGTGACGATCGCCTCGCTGCAGCGCACGGTGGACCTGCCGACGCCCTGGCCGGCGTCGGCGACCGAACATCTGCTCGCGCTGCTGCGCAGCGGCGAGGCTCAGATCCCGATCTGGGAGGTGCTCGACCTGGCCGGGCTGGTCACCCGGTGGTTCCCCGAGTGGGCCGCCGTCCGGAACCGGCCGCAGCGCAGCCCCGTGCACGTCTACACCGTGGACCGGCACCTGGTGCAGACCGTCGCGAACGTGCACCTCGTCACCCGCCGCGGCGAGCTCGACGACGGCGGCGACCCCGCCGACCGCGACACCGTCCTGTGGGCCGCCCTCTTCCACGACATCGGCAAGGTCGCGGGAGCCGAGGACCACAGCGAGGTCGGGGAGCGGATCGTCGGCCCGATCCTCGAACGGCTCGGCCTGCCCGAGCAGACCCGCCACGACGTGGGGCTCCTGGTGCGCCACCACCTGATCCTGGCCGAGACCGCCACCCGCGCGGACCTGGAGGACCCCGCCGTCGCCGCCCGGGTGGCCGCCGCCATGGAGAACCGCCCGGCCATGGTGCGGCTGCTGCGCGTGCTCACCGAGGCCGACGCCCGCGCCGCCGGACCCAAGGCGTGGACGGCCTGGCGGGCGCAGCTCGTGGACACCCTGACCACGCGGGTGCTGGCCCGGCTGGCGGTCGCGCCGGGGGCCTGA